One region of Aphelocoma coerulescens isolate FSJ_1873_10779 chromosome 12, UR_Acoe_1.0, whole genome shotgun sequence genomic DNA includes:
- the CDHR4 gene encoding LOW QUALITY PROTEIN: cadherin-related family member 4 (The sequence of the model RefSeq protein was modified relative to this genomic sequence to represent the inferred CDS: inserted 2 bases in 1 codon) gives MPGPAPPALLPAPLLVPPVPEQQQQQQRTEHPAVPAASRRCPAAPPRPAPANGAARAMGMHGHLTFLLLSLCVPGCPQIVLSIARVLLGHLKGITVAFPDTTEVSSEHXTEGILGPPQGIAGAHLAGWSDTVLFAGTFVRATVLPDLPHVVALSEDTVPGTRVAEVTVSCSNSSSSPNVTLDSIEPDHPFNSIAISSDPTDATTFRAEVTLRAGAELDARQVNQYMLILRAACPGEDEVEGRLFVRVTAGQVLRCDTPFASAEGDVVEVPADVAPRTPLYAVLRQPLGGLTFRLRNHNTPLTLTRRGLVLAPDNGFDPSKDNQTFRLEIEVMDRHGHNCSGAVRVEVLPSRRPRVTFLEPHWAVTVTEDIGPWEVVTRVYARGDNVRYAILAPVAPALFTIDEVTGEIRSTRRLEVTGAHLLIRAYNALHPDDHATATVNITVQGTDCQAPRCVPAIFVSQVLETVSPGTTLVTLRCTDSTSTDGCLHYALEGPPSSHSHFCMEGPRLKVNTTLDYDSEAMAALGFQFTATIVVTVGGQPLQSTRVPVLVTVTPVNEFRPVCPSSATFTVPETAAFGSIVGRVAGTDRDYPPDSLEYSVEGGSGPAQPFSIDRRTGEIRVVGPLDSQHQKSYRLVVRLTDTHNDLDLRKRQSRLCDVSVRLQAVPDQLPVCIPEVQELRITAGSPGSRQPVTHLVCHSSPDSVVLAYTIVGGNEDGRFRLEGNTLVYLPNDQAKPRTFVLLVEVWGGSGARRRSSMVALVVHVTPWSTPVPPSTTTQHTTLPKEPLVVTQTEAVWHPPAWFVAVLTISGALLLATLGCMARNLLCSNWAPGKLFLGKSSWDVVEHTGGKEEQGHAHASSPGQFDGHAQDPRTGRDYLFNSVTGARRWI, from the exons ATGCCCGGTCCTGCTCCCCCGGcgctgctcccggccccgctcctaGTGCcgccggtgccggagcagcagcagcagcagcagcggacGGAGCACCCGGCTGTGCCCGCCGCctcccggcgctgcccggcggccccgccccgccccgccccggccaaTGGGGCCGCC CGAGCCATGGGCATGCACGGACAcctcaccttcctcctcctcagcctctGTGTCCCAG GGTGTCCTCAGATTGTCCTCAGCATTGCCAGGGTGTTACTGGGGCATCTTAAGGGCATCACTGTGGCATTTCCAGACACCACTGAGGTTTCATCAGAGCA CACAGAGGGAATTCTGGGGCCTCCCCAGGGCATtgctggggcacacctggcaggCTGGAGTGACACTGTCCTCTTTGCAGGGACTTTCGTCAGAGCAACAG TCCTGCCTGACTTGCCACATGTGGTGGCCCTGAGTGAGGACACAGTGCCAGGCACCCGTGTGGCTGAGGTGACCGTGTCCTGCAGCAACTCAAGCAGCAGCCCCAATGTCACTCTGGATAGCATCGAGCCTGACCACCCCTTCAACTCCATCGCCATCAGCTCTGACCCCACGGATGCCACCACGTTCCGGGCAGAG GTGACGCTGCGTGCTGGTGCGGAGCTCGATGCCCGCCAGGTGAACCAGTACATGCTGATCCTGCGGGCTGCTTGTCCCGGTGAGGATGAGGTGGAAGGGCGGCTCTTTGTCCGGGTGACAGCGGGGCAGGTGCTGCGGTGTGACACCCCCTTTGCCAGTGCAG AGGGTGATGTGGTGGAGGTGCCGGCCGACGTGGCACCCCGGACACCCCTGTATGCAGTGCTGCGGCAGCCACTGGGCGGGCTGACG TTCAGGCTCCGAAACCACAACACACCACTCACACTGACCCGCCGGGGCCTGGTGCTGGCTCCTGACAATGGTTTTGACCCCAGCAAGGACAACCAG ACGttcaggttggagattgaggTGATGGATCGTCACGGGCACAACTGCAGCGGGGCTGTAAGGGTGGAGGTGCTGCCATCGCGCCGTCCCCGCGTCACCTTCCT CGAGCCGCACTGGGCTGTGACGGTGACAGAAGACATTGGCCCCTGGGAGGTGGTCACACGGGTCTATGCCAGAGGTGACAATGTCCGCTATGCCATCCTCGCTCCTGTGGCACCCGCGCTCTTCACCATTGATGAGG TGACAGGTGAGATCCGCAGCACCCGCCGGCTGGAGGTGACCGGTGCCCACCTCCTCATCCGGGCTTACAACGCGCTGCATCCCGACGACCACGCCACCGCCACGGTCAACATCACTGTGCAGGGGACAGACTGCCAGGCACCGAGATGTGTCCCAGCCATCTTTGT GTCCCAGGTGCTTGAAACAGTGTCCCCTGGCACCACCTTGGTGACACTGAGGTGCACCGACTCCACCAGCACTGATGGGTGTCTGCACTATGCTCTTGAGGGGCCTCCCTCCTCCCACTCCCACTTCTGCATGGAGGGGCCACGGCTGAAG GTCAACACCACACTGGACTATGACTCAGAGGCCATGGCTGCTCTGGGCTTCCAGTTCACGGCCACCATTGTGGTGACAGTGGGAGGGCAGCCCCTACAGAGCA CCCGTGTGCCTGTGCTAGTGACGGTGACACCTGTCAACGAATTCAGACCGGtgtgccccagcagtgccaccttCACTGTGCCAGAGACAGCAGCTTTCGGCAGCATCGTGGGGCGTGTGGCTGGCACTGACCGCGACTACCCGCCGGACAGCCTTGAGTACAGTGTGGAGGGGGGGTCTGGGCCTGCACAGCCCTTCTCCATTGACAGGCGCACTG GTGAGATCCGCGTGGTGGGACCCCTGGACTCCCAGCACCAGAAGAGCTACAGGCTGGTGGTGCGGCTGACGGACACCCACAATGACCTGGACCTAAGGAAGAGGCAGAGCCGCCTGTGTGATGTGTCCGTGCGCCTGCAG gctGTTCCGGACCAGCTGCCGGTGTGCATCCCTGAGGTGCAGGAGCTGCGGATCACGGCTGGGTCCCCGGGCAGCCGCCAGCCTGTCACCCACCTGGTGTGCCACAGCAGCCCCGACAGCGTCGTGCTGGCATACACCATTGTTGGAG GCAATGAGGATGGGCGCTTTCGGCTGGAAGGGAACACCCTTGTCTACCTTCCCAATGACCAAGCCAAGCCCCGCACCTTTGTCCTACTGGTGGAGGTGTGGGGCGGCTCTGGTGCCCGCCGCCGCAGCAgcatggtggcactggtggtgcacGTCACCCCCTGGagcaccccagtgccacccagcaccaccacccaGCACACG ACGCTGCCGAAGGAGCCGCTGGTTGTCACGCAGACAGAGGCAGTGTGGCACCCACCGGCCTGGTTTGTGGCCGTGCTGACCATCTCTggtgccctgctgctggccaccctGGGCTGCATGGCACGGAACCTGCTGTGCAG CAACTGGGCCCCTGGCAAGCTGTTCCTGGGCAAGAG ctcctgggatgTGGTGGAGCACACCGGGGGCAAGGAGGAACAGGGACACGCACATGCCAGCAGCCCA GGACAGTTCGATGGCCATGCTCAGGACCCAC GCACCGGCAGGGATTATCTCTTCAACAGCGTGACTGGGGCTCGGCGCTGGATCTGA
- the INKA1 gene encoding LOW QUALITY PROTEIN: PAK4-inhibitor INKA1 (The sequence of the model RefSeq protein was modified relative to this genomic sequence to represent the inferred CDS: deleted 1 base in 1 codon), which yields MHNARPDELGADRWCRRDAGPTPRAHMHGMRQAPHHLGRAPGPAPRPPRPGSAADSACSLDPGGEEEEGGGPAARSPPASERSLEFDSGYSEASGGTWREEEVPVRRRHLLPCQRAHRLSAGPAAPPPAPARRVRPKSTSDACLEQWRALEPADTQDWTVALLSQSRNRQPLVLGDNCFADLVENWMDLPEVGAEPRRRAPAEPSRRLAKPPAFLLSLSGNVRRKLANMARPRGADGARAGGRDTTKRFSCPLGLGGQPKGACFHQSHSNIAQLATDFHRFTALMNSRSRQPIICNDVIGYI from the exons ATGCACAACGCCCGCCCGGACGAGCTCGGCGCCGACCGG TGGTGCCGGCGGGACGCAGGGCCGACGCCGCGGGCGCACATGCACGGCATGCGGCAGGCACCGCACCACCTCGGAAGGGCGCCGGGGCCGGCCCCCCGTCCCCCGCGCCCCGGCTCGGCGGCGGACTCGGCCTGCAGCCTGGATCCGGgtggcgaggaggaggag ggggggggcccggccgctcGCTCCCCCCCGGCCAGCGAGCGCAGCCTGGAGTTCGACTCGGGGTACTCGGAGGCCTCGGGGGGCACGTGGAGGGAAGAGGAGGTGCCCGTGCGCCGCCGGCATCTGCTGCCCTGCCAGCGGGCACACCGGctctccgccggccccgccgccccaccgcccgcccccgcccgccgtgtccgccccaaatccacctcgGACGCCTGCCTGGAGCAGTGGCGGGCGCTGGAGCCCGCCGACACGCAGGACTGGACCGTAGCACTGCTGTCGCAGAGCCGGAACCGGCAGCCCCTGGTGCTGGGCGACAACTGCTTCGCCGACCTGGTGGAGAACTGGATGGACCTGCCCGAGGTGGGCGCTGAACCGCGTCGCCGAGCCCCCGCCGAGCCTTCCCGCCGGCTGGCCAAGCCCCCcgccttcctgctcagcctttcGGGCAACGTACGCCGTAAGCTGGCGAAcatggcccggccccggggggcCGACGGTGCCCGGGCGGGGGGCCGCGACACCACCAAGCGTTTCTCCTGcccgctggggctggggggacagcCCAAGGGCGCCTGCTTCCACCAGTCCCACAGCAACATCGCCCAGCTGGCCACGGACTTCCACCGCTTCACCGCCCTGATGAACAGCCGCAGCCGCCAGCCCATCATCTGCAACGACGTTATCGGCTACATTTAG
- the UBA7 gene encoding ubiquitin-like modifier-activating enzyme 7 isoform X1 — protein MAGSGEEARYSRQLYVLGGGGGRLAGSAVLVSGLRGTGAQVATALVLAGTGRVVLHDRGATCTADRTHQFLLGESDLGQNRAKASQRALTELNPCVVVEAHTGELSEAFLASFQVVVLTESPLEEQLHIGDFCHAQGICFIVADTKGLAGQLFCDFGEHFVIDDPAEGDPVCAAVQHISQGNPGVVTCMGTEDSHGHLFCDGDLVTFSGVQGMTELNSQEPVPVRVLDAFRLEIGDTSSFSPYRCGGLVSQVQQPQECSHKPLCQSLEEPKIRVASPEDLPRSRSLHTAFQALHAFRREQGRLPRPRAPTDAERVLELARSLGAQQGPLDEDIVRAFASVSAGDLCPVAAVVGALAAQEVLKAITGKFLPLDQWLYFDALECLALSGAAQLTEMDCAPRGSRYDGQIAVFGANFQEKLGHQKYLVVGAGAIGCELLKNFAMMGLAAGPDGELIVTDMDTVALSNLHRQLLYRSADISKPKSVVAAAAVQRMNPDVRVTAHQNQVGPATEMFYRDNFFRHLDGVASALDTLEARAYLERRCLRCRTPLLDSGTEGTRGNVLAMVPPLTKPLGPASTPRDGTFPLCTLRHFPRTIQHTLQWARDEFEGLFQLPAEQVNQFMEDPAFLEQPLPGKVLEQVWDSLRERPRDWQDCVRWARQHWQSRYHDAITQLLHIYPPEHETSPGVPFWAGDRSCPHPLTFNPDNDTHLDYVLAAAHLFAQVHRVPPCTDRAAVQAILRGVVLPPFAPQDGLQIPLTEELTEEAQVPTDCRQLTELTQDLMQWRQELVRDEEAGTPLMEPIHFEKDNNIHIDFIMAASNLRAENYGIPPANWLMSKRIAGRIVPAIITTTAAVAGLACLEVYKLVWGCQDLSCYRNSNIGLSDCLLLRFQPLPSTTYWYGGREWSCWDRLEMRAVGADGQVMTVEEVLDWLQRTHGWTVTMLLCGDIVLYDSKADEETRARQQAQRLSENLEDARMPQQQDLELLYLCEGEDAEVEDTRPPLLCSLP, from the exons ATGGCGGGAAGCGGAGAGGAAGCGCGGTACTCGCGGCAGCT GTACGTgctgggcggcggcggggggcggctgGCCGGGTCGGCGGTGCTGGTGTCGGGGCTGCGCGGGACCGGAGCGCAGGTGGCGACGGCGCTGGTGCTGGCGGGGACCGGGCGCGTCGTCCTGCACGACCGCGGTGCCACCTGCACCGCCGACCGCACCCACCAG TTCCTCCTGGGGGAGAGTGATCTGGGCCAGAACCGTGCCAAGGCATCCCAGCGGGCCCTGACCGAGCTGAACCCCTGTGTGGTGGTTGAGGCTCACACCGGGGAGCTCTCGGAGgccttccttgcctccttccag GTGGTGGTGCTGACTGAATCCCCgctggaggagcagctccaCATCGGGGACTTCTGCCATGCCCAGGGCATCTGCTTCATCGTGGCTGACACCAAGGGGCTGGCAGG GCAGCTGTTCTGTGACTTTGGGGAGCACTTTGTCATTGATGACCCAGCAGAAGGGGACCCAGTGTGTGCTGCTGTGCAGCACATCTCCCAG GGCAACCCAGGAGTGGTGACATGCATGGGGACAGAGGACAGCCATGGCCACCTCTTCTGCGATGGTGACCTGGTGACGTTTTCTGGCGTGCAGGGGATGACAGAGCTGAACAGCCAGGAGCCTGTCCCCGTGCGTGTGTTGG ATGCCTTCAGGCTGGAGATCGGTGACACCAGCTCCTTCTCACCCTACCGCTGTGGGGGCCTGGTTTCACaggtgcagcagccccaggagtgTTCTCAT aAGCCTCTGTGCCAGTCACTGGAGGAGCCCAAAATCCGGGTGGCGAGTCCCGAGGATCTGCCACGCAGCCGCAGCCTGCACACCGCCTTCCAGGCCCTTCACGCTTTCCGCAGGGAGCAGGGCCGCCTGCCGCGGCCCAGGGCACCG ACGGATGCCGAGCGGGTGCTGGAGCTGGCGCGGAgcctgggagcacagcagggTCCCCTGGATGAGGACATCGTGCGCGCCTTCGCCAGCGTGAGTGCGGGGGACCTGTGCCCCGTGGCCGCCGTCGTCGGGGCGCTGGCGGCCCAGGAGGTGCTGAAG GCCATCACTGGGAAGTTCCTGCCCCTGGACCAGTGGTTGTATTTCGACGCCCTGGAGTGCCTGGCGCTTTCGGGGGCCGCGCAGCTGACAGAGATGGACTGTGCCCCG AGAGGCTCTCGCTACGATGGCCAGATTGCTGTCTTCGGGGCCAATTTCCAGGAGAAGCTGGGCCACCAGAAGTACCTGGTG gtgggagctggtgcCATCGGCTGCGAGCTGCTGAAAAACTTTGCCATGATGGGGCTGGCGGCAGGGCCGGACGGGGAACTCATCGTCACCGACATGGACACCGTTGCCCTCTCCAACCTCCATCGGCAGCTCCTCTATCGCTCAGCAGATATCTCG AAGCCAAAGTCGGTGGTGGCCGCAGCAGCCGTGCAGCGCATGAACCCTGATGTCAGGGTGACAGCTCACCAGAACCAGGTGGGACCAGCCACCGAGATGTTCTACAGGGACAACTTCTTCCGGCACCTGGATGGCGTTGCCAGCGCCCTGGACACACTAGAGGCCC GCGCCTATTTGGAGAGACGTTGTCTCCGCTGCCGCACACCACTGCTGGACTCGGgcacggaggggacacgggggaatGTGCTGGCCATGGTACCGCCCCTGACCAAGCCTCTGGGGCcggccagcacccccagggatgGCACCTTCCCCCTCTGCACCCTGCGGCACTTCCCCCGCACCATCCAGCACACCCTGCAG TGGGCCCGTGATGAGTTTGAGGGGCTTTTCCAGCTGCCTGCAGAACAAGTCAACCAGTTCATGGA GGACCCAGCTTTCCTGGAGCAGCCACTGCCAGGGAAGGTCCTGGAGCAGGTGTGGGACAGCctgcgggagcggccgcgggaCTGGCAGGACTGCGTGCGCTGGGCTCGCCAGCACTGGCAGAGCCGCTACCACGATGCCATCACCCAGCTGCTGCACATCTACCCTCCGGAGCAT gaaACCAGCCCGGGTGTCCCCTTCTGGGCAGGGGACAGGAGCTGTCCCCATCCACTGACATTCAACCCTGACAAT GACACCCACCTGGACTATGTTCTGGCTGCTGCCCACCTCTTTGCCCAAGTACACAGGGTGCCACCATGCACGGACCGGGCGGCTGTCCAGGCCATCCTCCGTGGTGTGGTCCTGCCACCCTTTGCACCCCAAGATGGGCTCCAGATTCCCCTTACAGAGGAACTCACAGAGGAGGCACAGGTTCCCACAG aTTGCAGGCAGCTGACAGAGCTTACCCAGGACCTGATGCAGTGGAGACAGGAGCTGGTGCGGGATGAGGAGGCAGGAACACCCCTGATGGAGCCCATCCACTTTGAGAAG GACAACAACATTCACATAGACTTTATCATGGCAGCGTCCAATCTGCGCGCAGAGAACTATGGCATCCCCcctgccaactggctgatg AGCAAGCGGATTGCCGGGCGCATCGTGCCTGCCATCATCACCACCACGGCAGCCGTGGCCGGGCTGGCGTGCCTGGAAGTCTACAAGCTGGTGTGGGGGTGCCAGGACCTCAGCTGCTACCGCAACAGCAACATCGGCCTGTCTGACTGCCTGCTGCTCCgtttccagcccctgccatccACCACCTACTGG TACGGCGGGCGggagtggagctgctgggaccgGCTGGAGATGCGGGCAGTCGGCGCAGACGGGCAGGTGATGACGGTGGAGGAGGTGCTGGACTGGCTGCAG AGGACACATGGCTGGACCGTGACCATGCTCCTGTGTGGCGACATTGTGCTCTATGACAGCAAGGCGGATGAAGAAACACGGGCCCGGCAGCAGGCGCAGAG GTTATCAGAGAACTTGGAGGATGCCAGGATGCCTCAGcagcaggacctggagctgctgtatCTGTGCGAGGGAGAGGATGCTGAGGTTGAAGATACCCGTccccctctcctgtgctccctACCCTGA
- the UBA7 gene encoding ubiquitin-like modifier-activating enzyme 7 isoform X2 produces the protein MAGSGEEARYSRQLYVLGGGGGRLAGSAVLVSGLRGTGAQVATALVLAGTGRVVLHDRGATCTADRTHQFLLGESDLGQNRAKASQRALTELNPCVVVEAHTGELSEAFLASFQVVVLTESPLEEQLHIGDFCHAQGICFIVADTKGLAGQLFCDFGEHFVIDDPAEGDPVCAAVQHISQGNPGVVTCMGTEDSHGHLFCDGDLVTFSGVQGMTELNSQEPVPVRVLDAFRLEIGDTSSFSPYRCGGLVSQVQQPQECSHKPLCQSLEEPKIRVASPEDLPRSRSLHTAFQALHAFRREQGRLPRPRAPTDAERVLELARSLGAQQGPLDEDIVRAFASVSAGDLCPVAAVVGALAAQEVLKAITGKFLPLDQWLYFDALECLALSGAAQLTEMDCAPRGSRYDGQIAVFGANFQEKLGHQKYLVVGAGAIGCELLKNFAMMGLAAGPDGELIVTDMDTVALSNLHRQLLYRSADISKPKSVVAAAAVQRMNPDVRVTAHQNQVGPATEMFYRDNFFRHLDGVASALDTLEARAYLERRCLRCRTPLLDSGTEGTRGNVLAMVPPLTKPLGPASTPRDGTFPLCTLRHFPRTIQHTLQWARDEFEGLFQLPAEQVNQFMEDPAFLEQPLPGKVLEQVWDSLRERPRDWQDCVRWARQHWQSRYHDAITQLLHIYPPEHETSPGVPFWAGDRSCPHPLTFNPDNDTHLDYVLAAAHLFAQVHRVPPCTDRAAVQAILRGVVLPPFAPQDGLQIPLTEELTEEAQVPTDCRQLTELTQDLMQWRQELVRDEEAGTPLMEPIHFEKRPICAQRTMASPLPTG, from the exons ATGGCGGGAAGCGGAGAGGAAGCGCGGTACTCGCGGCAGCT GTACGTgctgggcggcggcggggggcggctgGCCGGGTCGGCGGTGCTGGTGTCGGGGCTGCGCGGGACCGGAGCGCAGGTGGCGACGGCGCTGGTGCTGGCGGGGACCGGGCGCGTCGTCCTGCACGACCGCGGTGCCACCTGCACCGCCGACCGCACCCACCAG TTCCTCCTGGGGGAGAGTGATCTGGGCCAGAACCGTGCCAAGGCATCCCAGCGGGCCCTGACCGAGCTGAACCCCTGTGTGGTGGTTGAGGCTCACACCGGGGAGCTCTCGGAGgccttccttgcctccttccag GTGGTGGTGCTGACTGAATCCCCgctggaggagcagctccaCATCGGGGACTTCTGCCATGCCCAGGGCATCTGCTTCATCGTGGCTGACACCAAGGGGCTGGCAGG GCAGCTGTTCTGTGACTTTGGGGAGCACTTTGTCATTGATGACCCAGCAGAAGGGGACCCAGTGTGTGCTGCTGTGCAGCACATCTCCCAG GGCAACCCAGGAGTGGTGACATGCATGGGGACAGAGGACAGCCATGGCCACCTCTTCTGCGATGGTGACCTGGTGACGTTTTCTGGCGTGCAGGGGATGACAGAGCTGAACAGCCAGGAGCCTGTCCCCGTGCGTGTGTTGG ATGCCTTCAGGCTGGAGATCGGTGACACCAGCTCCTTCTCACCCTACCGCTGTGGGGGCCTGGTTTCACaggtgcagcagccccaggagtgTTCTCAT aAGCCTCTGTGCCAGTCACTGGAGGAGCCCAAAATCCGGGTGGCGAGTCCCGAGGATCTGCCACGCAGCCGCAGCCTGCACACCGCCTTCCAGGCCCTTCACGCTTTCCGCAGGGAGCAGGGCCGCCTGCCGCGGCCCAGGGCACCG ACGGATGCCGAGCGGGTGCTGGAGCTGGCGCGGAgcctgggagcacagcagggTCCCCTGGATGAGGACATCGTGCGCGCCTTCGCCAGCGTGAGTGCGGGGGACCTGTGCCCCGTGGCCGCCGTCGTCGGGGCGCTGGCGGCCCAGGAGGTGCTGAAG GCCATCACTGGGAAGTTCCTGCCCCTGGACCAGTGGTTGTATTTCGACGCCCTGGAGTGCCTGGCGCTTTCGGGGGCCGCGCAGCTGACAGAGATGGACTGTGCCCCG AGAGGCTCTCGCTACGATGGCCAGATTGCTGTCTTCGGGGCCAATTTCCAGGAGAAGCTGGGCCACCAGAAGTACCTGGTG gtgggagctggtgcCATCGGCTGCGAGCTGCTGAAAAACTTTGCCATGATGGGGCTGGCGGCAGGGCCGGACGGGGAACTCATCGTCACCGACATGGACACCGTTGCCCTCTCCAACCTCCATCGGCAGCTCCTCTATCGCTCAGCAGATATCTCG AAGCCAAAGTCGGTGGTGGCCGCAGCAGCCGTGCAGCGCATGAACCCTGATGTCAGGGTGACAGCTCACCAGAACCAGGTGGGACCAGCCACCGAGATGTTCTACAGGGACAACTTCTTCCGGCACCTGGATGGCGTTGCCAGCGCCCTGGACACACTAGAGGCCC GCGCCTATTTGGAGAGACGTTGTCTCCGCTGCCGCACACCACTGCTGGACTCGGgcacggaggggacacgggggaatGTGCTGGCCATGGTACCGCCCCTGACCAAGCCTCTGGGGCcggccagcacccccagggatgGCACCTTCCCCCTCTGCACCCTGCGGCACTTCCCCCGCACCATCCAGCACACCCTGCAG TGGGCCCGTGATGAGTTTGAGGGGCTTTTCCAGCTGCCTGCAGAACAAGTCAACCAGTTCATGGA GGACCCAGCTTTCCTGGAGCAGCCACTGCCAGGGAAGGTCCTGGAGCAGGTGTGGGACAGCctgcgggagcggccgcgggaCTGGCAGGACTGCGTGCGCTGGGCTCGCCAGCACTGGCAGAGCCGCTACCACGATGCCATCACCCAGCTGCTGCACATCTACCCTCCGGAGCAT gaaACCAGCCCGGGTGTCCCCTTCTGGGCAGGGGACAGGAGCTGTCCCCATCCACTGACATTCAACCCTGACAAT GACACCCACCTGGACTATGTTCTGGCTGCTGCCCACCTCTTTGCCCAAGTACACAGGGTGCCACCATGCACGGACCGGGCGGCTGTCCAGGCCATCCTCCGTGGTGTGGTCCTGCCACCCTTTGCACCCCAAGATGGGCTCCAGATTCCCCTTACAGAGGAACTCACAGAGGAGGCACAGGTTCCCACAG aTTGCAGGCAGCTGACAGAGCTTACCCAGGACCTGATGCAGTGGAGACAGGAGCTGGTGCGGGATGAGGAGGCAGGAACACCCCTGATGGAGCCCATCCACTTTGAGAAG CGTCCAATCTGCGCGCAGAGAACTATGGCATCCCCcctgccaactggctga